The Parus major isolate Abel chromosome 5, Parus_major1.1, whole genome shotgun sequence genome contains a region encoding:
- the TOGARAM1 gene encoding TOG array regulator of axonemal microtubules protein 1, with amino-acid sequence MAEPPPGAAAPRGRGRAWERGGSAQDGENGTEPSGTAHNGSSTELPGPALNGSGTDAPGPIHNGSDTEPPGPNEDGPGTEPPSPAHNASDTEPPSPAEDGPGTEPPSPEEDAAPPLGPELSLVPPELRARLLDRRDYRGRAQAVEQLRRAVEGCSPAALSAAPAAALLGLIALLDALLHDPNFAVARGALEVTRLLALRLGRRVPAVLAPLVCAAARALGDAQPAMRRDSGRLLLRLMAAAGPRPVLRLLLQERLLRHRSARLREELLNTCIAALLTYPAAQLDLPQLAAALAPALLDAKRRVRHAAMEALAALGSALGPGNNGALLRALEAVELRAGGAGVVHAVQARLARKVLPRLGEQGLVEYGVPSPSCGLCRGPCQPPGADTEWLLMGSRSRSAHGHCGHPACAQRRASPRRVLSAGRGKNKLPWENEPAADREGGSGVRMPVTKGVEQLAASSDFPHSLKLHPPQGIPGSEELFPSRSRTCRPSLQPSVELNLEHPVLSAGALGSHQPQISGKCGTLGHPQARGKSGSVGSDLQFLGLNNCQQDKVCSSLSFSSKTQRSFCTQAEPTTSFQGPSGSQGSFILPSFPLSSPRNSPKQLSAPAASPGKSQEDPRSLSSSWPLKSFQGLPKPGCQRQLLSQKPGDSTGDSPLEKPSLHLEKPSLQLERNSLQLERNSLQLERNSMQLEKPPMQLEKPPLQLRAGLGRVPGGLRGSRPVPPIPRLPREGSEGAELQLEPEEVDQEELWRIAPIKCVYLNRSDTFPALGSKSHPAKVSPARPRDAEGAEHHPSTGPAESVPGFAPKNDLEFTPEDVAVVGKGVFGSAPAPAPSQSMPCVATGDSQAAREGAEPAPGRSFQQNSTSHSHCHAGSEGEIKVTLSKSAQEKLRRKRKEDREHNHKEQESKDLEGKEEFPWERIRLSMSEPEKLTAERFNLCGDLLTSPRNGSLSLENVALNPSLKRTSSLKRSKCSSLLDSEEPCPAPRGRCREPPVPPSPEVLDPTELQPFPRPEAALAEALALLADHDWEKKIEGLNFVRCLSAYHAPILTAKLHETTLAVAQEVKNLRSGVSRAAVVCLGDLFTHLKKSMDQELDNAVKVLLHKAGESNTFIREEVDKALKAMVNNVTPARALCSLINGGQSHLHSAVRRCTAQHLGDAVQRLGPERILAGARPAAERLLPAIARFTQDSSQQTRYYGRRMLFIMMAHPDLDKTLEKFVPAKDLPYIKETVGTLREKGLGEMPLDTPSAKGRRSQTGNVGHLRSSSTCRDAPIIPDRDGTEAQEAPRRAAPRSALESEEYVRDIVGLLNAKDFRERISGVRQLLLDTESSPALVLANVVRIFDAFKPRLHDSNSKVNQAALETMHKMIPLLKDNLSPVINMLIPAIVDNNLNSKNPGIYAAATNVVQALCQHLDTSLLLQPFCTKAQFLSGKAKQDLTEKLAELVPELYPRKPCAVEQKVLPVLWHLLGPASGGSVPGPRTAAASLARALWAQMGPGLLAHAAAQPPHIGKSLEELLEM; translated from the exons ATGGCGGAGCCGCCGCCCGGAGCCGCCGCACCGCGGGGCCGCGGCCGGGCCTGGGAGCGCGGCGGCTCCGCGCAGGACGGTGAGAACGGCACGGAGCCCTCCGGCACCGCTCATAACGGGTCGAGCACGGAGCTCCCTGGACCCGCTTTGAACGGTTCGGGCACGGATGCCCCCGGCCCCATTCACAACGGTTCGGACACGGAGCCTCCCGGTCCTAATGAGGACGGGCCGGGCACggagccccccagccccgctcacAACGCTTCGGACACggagccccccagccccgccgAGGACGGGCCGGGCACGgagccccccagccctgaggaggaCGCGGCTCCCCCGCTGGGGCCGGAGCTGTCGCTGGTGCCGCCGGAGCTCCGCGCGCGGCTGCTGGACCGGCGGGACTACCGGGGCCGTGCCCAGGCCGTGGAGCAGCTGCGGCGGGCGGTGGAGGGCTGCAGCCCGGCCGCGCTGAgcgccgcgcccgccgccgccctgctggggctgatcGCGCTGCTGGACGCGCTGCTGCACGACCCCAACTTCGCGGTGGCGCGGGGCGCGCTGGAGGTGACCCGGCTGCTGGCGCTGCGCCTCGGCCGCCGCGTCCCCGCCGTGCTGGCCCCGCTGGTGTGCGCGGCCGCCCGGGCGCTGGGGGACGCGCAGCCGGCCATGCGGAGGGACAGCGGGCGGCTGCTGCTGCGGCTGATGGCGGCGGCCGGCCCGCGGCCCGTGCTGcgcctgctgctgcaggagcgGCTGCTGCGGCACCGCAGCGCCCGGCTCCGCGAGGAGCTGCTCAACACGTGCATCGCCGCGCTGCTCACCTACCCCGCCGCCCAGCTGGACCTGCCCCAGCTGGCGGCCGCCCTGGCCCCGGCGCTGCTGGACGCCAAGCGCAGGGTCCGGCACGCTGCCATGGAGGCGCTGGCCGCGCTGGGCTCGGCCCTGGGCCCCGGCAACAACGGCGCGCTGCTCCGAGCCCTGGAGGCGGTGGAGCTGCGGGCCGGCGGAGCGGGGGTCGTGCACGCCGTGCAGGCCCGGCTGGCCAGGAAGGTGCTGCCCCGGCTGGGCGAGCAGGGACTCGTGGAGTACGGAGTGCCCTCGCCCTCCTGCGGGCTCTGCCGCGGGCCGTGCCAGCCGCCCGGAGCCGACACCGAGTGGCTGCTGATGGGCAGCAGGAGCCGGAGCGCCCACGGGCACTGCGGGCACCCCGCCTGTGCCCAGCGCCGAGCCAGCCCCAGGAGAGTCCTGAGCGCCGGCAGAGGCAAAAACAAACTGCCCTGGGAGAACGAGCCGGCTGCGGACAGGGAAGGTGGCTCGGGGGTGAGGATGCCCGTCACGAAGGGTGTGGAGCAG CTGGCTGCATCCAGTGATTTCCCTCACTCCCTGAAGCTCCATCCCCCGCAGGGAATCCCAGGCAGTGAGGAGCtgtttcccagcaggagcagaacttGCAGACCTTCACTGCAGCCCAGTGTGGAGCTGAACCTGGAGCatcctgtgctctctgctg GTGCTCTGGGCTCTCACCAGCCCCAGATTTCAGGGAAATGTGGGACACTTGGACACCCCCAGGCACGTGGGAAGAGTGGCAGTGTGGGCTCTGATCTGCAGTTTTTGGGATTAAATAACTGTCAGCAGGACAAAG TTTGTTCCAGCCTCAGTTTTTCCAGCAAGACCCAGAGGAGTTTTTGCACTCAGGCAGAGCCCACCACGTCCTTCCAAGGTCCCAgtggcagccagggcagcttcATCCTGCCCTCCTTCCCCCTGTCATCCCCCAGGAACAGCCCCaagcagctctctgctcctgctgcctctccagggAAGTCCCAAGAGGATCCCAGgagcctctccagctcctggcccctCAAAAGCTTCCAGGGGCTGCCTAAGCCTGGCtgccagaggcagctgctcagCCAAAAGCCAGGAGACAGCACAG GAGACAGCCCACTGGAGAAGCCTTCTCTGCATCTGGAGAagccttccctgcagctggagaggaattccctgcagctggagaggaattccctgcagctggagaggaattccatgcag ctggagaagccCCCCATGCAGCTGGAGAAGCCCCCCCTGCAGCTGAGGGCTGGCCTGGGCAGGGTCCCAGGGGGGCTGCGGGGGTCCCGGCCCGTGCCCCCCATCCCGCGCCTGCCCCGGGAGGGCAGCGAGGGCGcggagctgcagctggagccggAGGAGGTGGACCAGGAAGAG CTGTGGAGAATTGCACCtataaaatgtgtttatctGAACAGGTCAGACACTTTTCCAGCACTTGGCAGCAAATCCCACCCTGCAAAAGTATCTCCAGCAAGGCCCAGAGATGCAGAGGGGGCAGAGCATCACCCCAGCACAG GCCCTGCAGAGTCAGTGCCTGGTTTTGCACCGAAGAACGATCTGGAGTTTACACCTGAAGACGTTGCTGTTGTTGGTAAAG GTGTTTTTGGGAGcgctcctgccccagctcccagccagtCCATGCCCTGTGTGGCcactggggacagccaggctgccagggagggagcagagccagccccagggAGAAGCTTCCAGCAGAACAGCACTTCCCATTCCCACTGCCATGCAGGGAGTGAAGGAGag ataaAAGTGACCTTGTCAAAATCTGCTCAGGAGaagctgaggaggaaaaggaaagaagacagAGAACACAACCATAAAGAGCAGGAAAGCAAAGActtggaagggaaggaagaattCCCTTGGGAAAGGATTAGACTGAGTATGAGTGAACCAGAGAAACTCACAGCAGAAA GGTTTAATCTCTGTGGGGATTTATTGACATCGCCAAGAAATGGATCTTTGTCCTTAGAAAATGTGGCCTTGAACCCTTCCCTGAAAAGAACATCCAGTTTGAAGAGATCAAAGTGTTCATCCTTGCTAGATTCTG AGGAGCCGTGCCCGGCGCCGCGGGGCCGCTGCCGGGAGCCGCCGGTGCCGCCGAGCCCCGAGGTGCTGGACCCCACCGAgctgcagcccttccccagaCCCGAGGCAGCGCTGGCAGAGGcgctggcactgctggctgatCACGACTG ggagaagaaaattgaaGGTCTGAACTTTGTCAGGTGCTTGTCTGCCTACCATGCCCCTATTCTGACTGCAAAGCTCCATGAAACAACTCTGGCTGTGGCTCAAGAG GTCAAGAATTTACGCTCAGGTGTTTCTCGAGCTGCTGTGGTCTGTTTAGGGGATTTGTTCACCCACCTGAAAAAGAGCATGGATCAAGAACTAGATAATGCAGTAAAAGTCCTTTTGCACAAAGCTGGGGAATCCAACACTTTTATAAGGGAAGAGGTAGACAAGGCACTGAAGGCCATGGTTAATAATGTGACTCCAGCACGTGCACTTTGTTCTCTTATAAATGGAGGGCAAAG CCACCTGCACTCAGCCGTGAGGAGATGCACGGCACAGCACCTGGGGGACGCGGTGCAGCGCCTGGGCCCCGAGCGCATCCTGGCGGGAGCCAGGCCCGCGGCCGAGCGGCTGCTCCCCGCCATCGCCAGGTTCACCCAGGACAGCTCCCAGCAAACACG gtACTACGGGCGGAGGATGCTCTTCATCATGATGGCTCATCCTGACTTGGATAAAACCCTGGAGAAGTTTGTGCCAGCCAAGGATTTGCCTTACATTAAGGAAACTGTTGGCACTCTACGAGAGAAG GGCCTGGGGGAGATGCCCTTGGATACACCCTCAGCCAAAGGAAGGCGTTCCCAGACTGGAAATGTTGGACATTTGAGGTCATCCTCTACTTGCAGAGATGCTCCCATCATCCCAGACAG GGACGGCACGGAGGCCCAGGAAGCCCCAAGGAGAGCAGCTCCTCGCAGTGCCCTGGAGAGTGAGGAGTATGTCAGGGACATCGTGGGGTTACTGAACGCCAAAGATTTCCGGGAGCGCATCAGCGGCGTccggcagctgctgctggacaccgagagcagcccagccctggtgctCGCCAACGTCGTCAGG ATCTTTGATGCTTTCAAGCCTCGCTTACACGACTCCAACAGCAAAGTGAACCAGGCAGCTTTGGAGACCATGCACAAGATGATTCCACTGCTCAAAGACAATTTATCACCTGTGATCAACATGTTAATTCCTGCCATAGTGGACAACAACCTCAACTCCAAAAATCCAGGGATTTATGCAGCTGCCACAAACGTTGTCCAGGCCCTATGTCAACACTTAG acacctccctgctgctgcagccattCTGCACAAAAGCCCAGTTCCTGagtggaaaagcaaagcaggacCTGACAGAAAAGCTGGCTG AGCTGGTGCCGGAGCTGTACCCACGGAAGCCCTGTGCTGTGGAGCAGAAGGTGCTGCCCGTGCTGTGGCACCTGCTGGGCCCGGCCAGCGGCGGCTCCGTGCCCGGGCCCCGCACGGCCGCGGCCAGCCTGGCCCGGGCCCTGTGGGCACAGATGGGCCCCGGCCTGCTCGCCCACGCCGCGGCCCAGCCCCCGCACATCGGCAAGAGCCTGGAGGAGCTTTTGGAGATGTAA